One Temnothorax longispinosus isolate EJ_2023e chromosome 8, Tlon_JGU_v1, whole genome shotgun sequence genomic region harbors:
- the LOC139817484 gene encoding protein phosphatase 1H isoform X2 yields MILFIKFSINQIFAKRCISQERKMFNRFKSVLMSAVGASELGLQYPNDSDNDMADYINSNYVVEVENKPYSRPSFLGLTAEETQVSADHRVRPIIVPRDLSRLPWCAGYAECINAGKSTWNEDQASATRGDLKLSDINVTLPYVMFSMFDGHAGYQVALTARLHLHRIILERLLAIPGNMLLNEDENELIKGRDLVTGAIELAYRQMDQMVEMQAQNGGGGCTAITILFLNGRLYAAGAGDSRAVLVLGEEQRALTRDHTPDSESNRVRALGFLRSNELLKGHFTPLEFRKRPLQKELGSMVLYREPFMTGWAYKTLTHPDLKLPLISGHGKRSRVMGTIGVTRGFGDHGLKAANTGVNIKPFLSSQPEVQSLELDSCNLTERDCIIIATDGLWDVVTDKTAAAILRKTLAPDTPSLEYRLTMGAQELVQAARGRLIGRVWMGKPENSNETDEKSSPIASVDDISVLVVPLYPYLCEHKQWLKTTQQERKYAADSLATMCFDYPISNRSTDNPA; encoded by the exons ATGATACTATTTATCAAGTTTAGTATCAATCAAATCTTTGCCAAGCGCTGCATAagtcaagaaagaaaaatgttcaACCGCTTTAAGTCAGTATTAATGAGTGCTGTGGGCGCAAGCGAGCTTGGCCTGCAGTACCCTAATGATTCGGATAATGATATGGCAGACTATATTAACTCTAATTACGTGGTAGAAGTGGAAAATAAACCTTACAGCCGTCCAAGTTTTCTAGGATTGACAGCTGAAGAGACACAG GTGAGTGCAGATCACAGAGTAAGGCCTATAATAGTTCCGAGAGATCTTAGCCGTTTGCCGTGGTGTGCTGGCTACGCAGAATGTATAAATGCTGGCAAAAGTACATGGAATGAGGATCAAGCCTCAGCAACACGTGGCGACTTGAAATTGTCGGACATTAATGTCACACTGCCTTATGTCATGTTTTCAATGTTCGACGGACACGCAGGGTACCAAGTGGCTCTTACGGCACGATTACATCTACACAGGATAATTCTT GAAAGGTTACTGGCTATACCAGGCAATATGCTATTGAATGAAGATGAAAATGAACTGATTAAGGGAAGAGATCTAGTTACAGGTGCTATAGAATTAGCATATAGACAAATGGATCAAATGGTGGAGATGCAAGCTCAAAATGGTGGTGGTGGTTGTACGgctattacaattttatttcttaatggAAGGCTTTATGCAGCAGGAGCTGGTGACTCCag GGCTGTATTGGTTTTGGGAGAGGAACAACGTGCTCTTACTAGAGATCATACTCCAGATTCTGAATCAAATCGTGTTAGAGCTTTAGGTTTTTTAAGAAGCAACGAGTTGCTCAAAGGTCATTTCACTCCGTTGGAATTTAGAAAAAGACCGTTGCAGAAGGAACTGGGATCTATGGTTTTGTACAGAGAACCTTTTATGACAGGTTGGGCGTATAAAACTTTAACGCATCCTGATTTAAAGCTACCGCTTATTTCGGGACATGGAAAAAGG AGCAGAGTAATGGGAACGATAGGCGTGACTAGAGGGTTTGGAGATCACGGTTTGAAAGCAGCAAATACCGGTGTTAATATCAAACCGTTCCTATCATCGCAACCTGAAGTACAATCTTTGGAATTGGACAGTTGCAATCTTACCGAACGAGATTGCATTATTATCGCCACGGACGGACTTTGGGATGTAGTAACGGACAAAACAGCGGCAGCTATACTTAGAAAAACTCTTGCACCTGATACTCCATCATTAGAATATAG ACTGACAATGGGTGCTCAAGAATTGGTGCAAGCGGCAAGAGGTCGATTAATCGGTAGAGTATGGATGGGAAAACCGGAGAATTCCAACGAGACAGATGAAAAGTCCTCGCCTATAGCATCGGTGGATGACATTAGCGTATTAGTGGTACCTTTATATCCTTATTTATGTGAGCATAAGCAGTGGCTGAAAACGACACAACAAGAACGAAAGTACGCTGCAGATTCCCTAGCAACAATGTGCTTCGATTATCCTATTTCTAATAGATCCACTGATAATCCTGCATAA
- the LOC139817484 gene encoding protein phosphatase 1H isoform X1, producing the protein MILFIKFSINQIFAKRCISQERKMFNRFKSVLMSAVGASELGLQYPNDSDNDMADYINSNYVVEVENKPYSRPSFLGLTAEETQVSADHRVRPIIVPRDLSRLPWCAGYAECINAGKSTWNEDQASATRGDLKLSDINVTLPYVMFSMFDGHAGYQVALTARLHLHRIILERLLAIPGNMLLNEDENELIKGRDLVTGAIELAYRQMDQMVEMQAQNGGGGCTAITILFLNGRLYAAGAGDSRAVLVLGEEQRALTRDHTPDSESNRVRALGFLRSNELLKGHFTPLEFRKRPLQKELGSMVLYREPFMTGWAYKTLTHPDLKLPLISGHGKRVHFRASRVMGTIGVTRGFGDHGLKAANTGVNIKPFLSSQPEVQSLELDSCNLTERDCIIIATDGLWDVVTDKTAAAILRKTLAPDTPSLEYRLTMGAQELVQAARGRLIGRVWMGKPENSNETDEKSSPIASVDDISVLVVPLYPYLCEHKQWLKTTQQERKYAADSLATMCFDYPISNRSTDNPA; encoded by the exons ATGATACTATTTATCAAGTTTAGTATCAATCAAATCTTTGCCAAGCGCTGCATAagtcaagaaagaaaaatgttcaACCGCTTTAAGTCAGTATTAATGAGTGCTGTGGGCGCAAGCGAGCTTGGCCTGCAGTACCCTAATGATTCGGATAATGATATGGCAGACTATATTAACTCTAATTACGTGGTAGAAGTGGAAAATAAACCTTACAGCCGTCCAAGTTTTCTAGGATTGACAGCTGAAGAGACACAG GTGAGTGCAGATCACAGAGTAAGGCCTATAATAGTTCCGAGAGATCTTAGCCGTTTGCCGTGGTGTGCTGGCTACGCAGAATGTATAAATGCTGGCAAAAGTACATGGAATGAGGATCAAGCCTCAGCAACACGTGGCGACTTGAAATTGTCGGACATTAATGTCACACTGCCTTATGTCATGTTTTCAATGTTCGACGGACACGCAGGGTACCAAGTGGCTCTTACGGCACGATTACATCTACACAGGATAATTCTT GAAAGGTTACTGGCTATACCAGGCAATATGCTATTGAATGAAGATGAAAATGAACTGATTAAGGGAAGAGATCTAGTTACAGGTGCTATAGAATTAGCATATAGACAAATGGATCAAATGGTGGAGATGCAAGCTCAAAATGGTGGTGGTGGTTGTACGgctattacaattttatttcttaatggAAGGCTTTATGCAGCAGGAGCTGGTGACTCCag GGCTGTATTGGTTTTGGGAGAGGAACAACGTGCTCTTACTAGAGATCATACTCCAGATTCTGAATCAAATCGTGTTAGAGCTTTAGGTTTTTTAAGAAGCAACGAGTTGCTCAAAGGTCATTTCACTCCGTTGGAATTTAGAAAAAGACCGTTGCAGAAGGAACTGGGATCTATGGTTTTGTACAGAGAACCTTTTATGACAGGTTGGGCGTATAAAACTTTAACGCATCCTGATTTAAAGCTACCGCTTATTTCGGGACATGGAAAAAGGGTACATTTTCGTGCA AGCAGAGTAATGGGAACGATAGGCGTGACTAGAGGGTTTGGAGATCACGGTTTGAAAGCAGCAAATACCGGTGTTAATATCAAACCGTTCCTATCATCGCAACCTGAAGTACAATCTTTGGAATTGGACAGTTGCAATCTTACCGAACGAGATTGCATTATTATCGCCACGGACGGACTTTGGGATGTAGTAACGGACAAAACAGCGGCAGCTATACTTAGAAAAACTCTTGCACCTGATACTCCATCATTAGAATATAG ACTGACAATGGGTGCTCAAGAATTGGTGCAAGCGGCAAGAGGTCGATTAATCGGTAGAGTATGGATGGGAAAACCGGAGAATTCCAACGAGACAGATGAAAAGTCCTCGCCTATAGCATCGGTGGATGACATTAGCGTATTAGTGGTACCTTTATATCCTTATTTATGTGAGCATAAGCAGTGGCTGAAAACGACACAACAAGAACGAAAGTACGCTGCAGATTCCCTAGCAACAATGTGCTTCGATTATCCTATTTCTAATAGATCCACTGATAATCCTGCATAA
- the LOC139817485 gene encoding uncharacterized protein yields the protein MVVLSGSSSRSAWFFLIALVTIIYRSAGEPSQLIVCSQPDSFTVQITENEHVVYGTELLIRHNLHVGIFSYPEIKPVNVVFNETVIEFKGYVSPKYPVTQQYISSEKLSWNASGIILGIGTLQKLSKEDYAVQDCRLFLPTNIKGSTNLPKAVEKTIIYYVQSCAQELRCQKIRALKAEQLQNISRYEAYGYNILHIIRPNNLTVAVVLLTLFLYYILFKKEYLVVFLFILSVVIRRRPYILKKDENSKNTWLTPSILMNVPMDILLKKVINYIKQNKKSIIKIPGVMKTYNIILGMIKCHFETDNGIFEDLSTLKRTKDAVMSNIGQTHIIQTSFGLSMAKFKYDYYKLEIGPTTISGNILGTVDGLAMTARLVINYDKTCGVNLEYVKVEFGKINLEMTGLGPLNSLASTIFTWLTEKWQDEIVKNIEINVKNIAEEQLTEFIYKTCNNENIKYFFEL from the exons ATGGTCGTATTGTCTGGAAGTTCTAGTCGGTCCGCGTGGTTTTTCCTAATTGCGCtggtaacaataatatatcgaTCCGCGGGAGAGCCGTCGCAGCTGATAG TATGCAGTCAGCCGGATAGTTTCACGGTCCAAATAACTGAAAACGAACATGTTGTTTACGGCACCGAATTATTAATCAGGCACAACCTACACGTCGGAATTTTCTCTTATCCCGAAATAAAGCCAGTGAATGTTGTCTTCAACGAAACCGTCATAGAATTCAAAG GATATGTGTCACCTAAATATCCGGTGACTCAACAGTATATCTCATCCGAAAAACTTTCTTGGAATGCTAGTGGTATCATTTTAGGAATCGGTACGCTTCAA AAACTAAGCAAAGAAGATTATGCAGTCCAAGACTGTCGCTTATTTTTACCGACGAATATCAAAGGCAG TACTAATCTACCAAAGGCTGTGGAAaaaacgattatttattacgttCAATCTTGTGCCCAAGAGCTTCGTTGTCAAAAAATAAGAGCATTAAAGGCAGAACAACTTCAGAATATCAGTAGATATGAAGCATATGGATACAATATACTTCATATTATTCGTCCTAACAACCTAACGGTTGCAGTAGTcctattaactttatttttatattatattttattcaaaaaagaatatctcgtcgtttttctttttattttatccgtAGTAATACGGCGTCGAccatatattttgaaaaaagatgaaaattccaaaa atacatgGTTGACCCCCTCAATTTTGATGAACGTTCCTATGGACATTCTTCTCAAAAaagtgataaattatattaagcagaataaaaaatccataattaaaattcctgGTGTAATGAaaacatataacataatactTGGAATGATAAAATGTCATTTCGAAACAGATAACGGAATTTTCGA agATCTCTCGACATTAAAGAGAACGAAAGATGCAGTTATGTCTAACATAGGGCAAACACACATTATACAAACTAGCTTTGGACTTTCCATGGCTAAGTTTAAGTATGATTATTACAag CTTGAAATTGGACCAACCACGATCAGTGGCAATATACTCGGAACTGTCGATGGATTAGCAATGACAGCAAGACTAGTCATTAATTATGACAAAACGTGCGGCGTAAATTTGGAGTACGTCAAAGTGGAATTTGGCAAAATCAACCTAGAAATGACTGGTTTAGGTCCACTCAATAGTTTAGCATCCACAATATTTACTTGGTTGACAGAAAAGTGGCAAGacgaaattgttaaaaatattgaaattaatgttaaaaatattgctgAAGAACAATTaactgaatttatttataaaacttgtaataatgaaaatataaaatatttctttgaattatAA
- the LOC139817482 gene encoding uncharacterized protein gives MSKAKHSVSNNKEYSSASSCTSSSLSSDEEEIDARDLKPIRDYLSDRKELSRQLFKSVKSEKIRLMLPQVLKQMDLSELEEWCESELKGMSKARILSILNGKSMLESSDTSEVSDNSGPSLEIISDTEEWLTEDDSSKKENGGKGKLKRDKTKTKGKTQVNKKNNLNKYNIKPKCNIKSESNDKTEDVKIKKEDDKDKGKEGDSLLDLLELEMRARAIRALIRKEEDIIPPINPSQANGSKAIENNTGASQDVDDKAKENCRKQLERIIGSQQSNKGEEEDVVLVIPNPAPVVELLSSDSDREETRINQELKNERASKAGKSTSNSDENSIKTSTQDSKERKETQEIIEKHSNTSIVNKTHLTNTSKAIMPERNVDIKNNVLSISISADNVAERRKKSKKKSRGKSQLVSTITTSSELKDIDITDITEKSSNESINVKSRTNPSDENEIIVEEENKTEQKVAEESKVEEERSTDLDDIDLDDYCEVMDIENSDEDKSQDTVVILSEQENKQSVSQTTVPKSDSAETWASRYYQTDDVQNVIKESKIQSEIRKRLRERQRLSKLNKSPNLNVSAQPSTTDANATFEKAPTGSVEEYLALKRALNTNISNSNNITTQVQCTSDINNDTMQDTPAVTNSDSDIKEKEILVQDESISSHQECTDNDKETVQETVQETVQETAQETARETAISEPVTAESTEVVTDTETSTQPN, from the exons ATGTCTAAAGCTAAACACAGCGTAAGCAACAACAAG GAATACAGCAGTGCATCTTCTTGTACATCTTCGTCACTATCATCGGACGAAGAAGAGATTGATGCAAGAGATTTAAAACCAATTAGAGATTATTTGTCTGATCGTAAAGAATTATCCCGACAGCTTTTTAAATCTGTTAAATCAGAAAAGATTCGTCTTATGTTGCCGCAGGTTCTTAAA CAAATGGATTTAAGTGAACTCGAAGAATGGTGTGAGAGTGAGTTAAAGGGTATGTCTAAAGCTcgaatattatctatattaaatgGCAAATCTATGTTGGAATCCTCAGACACAAGTGAAGTTTCTGATAATTCAG GACCTTCCTTAGAAATCATTTCTGATACAGAGGAATGGTTAACCGAAGATGATTCATCCAAAAAGGAGAATGGTGGGAAAGGAAagttaaaaagagataaaacaaaaactaaaGGGAAAACACAagttaataagaaaaataatttaaataagtataatattaaaccaAAGTGTAACATTAAAAGCGAAAGTAATGATAAAACTGaggatgttaaaattaaaaaggaagACGACAAAGataaaggaaaagaaggagacagcttattagatttattagaattagaaatgcGAGCTCGCGCCATAAGAGCTTTGATACGAAAAGAGGAAGATATAATTCCACCTATTAATCCATCACAAGCAAATGGCAGTAAagcaatagaaaataatactgGAGCATCTCAAGATGTTGATGACAAAGCGAAAGAGAATTGTCGCAAGCAATTAGAAAGAATTATTGGTTCTCAGCAAAGTAACAAAGGCGAGGAAGAAGATGTTGTTTTAGTAATTCCTAACCCTGCTCCAGTTGTCGAGTTATTATCTAGCGATAGTGATAGGGAAGAAACACGAATAAATCAAGAGCTGAAAAACGAACGTGCGTCGAAAGCTGGAAAATCCACGAGCAATTCAGatgaaaattctattaaaaccAGCACCCAAGATtcgaaggaaagaaaagaaactcAAGAAATAATAGAGAAACATAGTAATACAAGTATTGTGAATAAAACGCATCTAACTAACACAAGCAAAGCAATAATGCCTGAGAGAAACgtagatataaaaaacaatgtgTTATCAATATCGATTTCTGCGGATAACGTTGCCGAGAGACGGAAAAAATCGAAGAAAAAGTCACGCGGAAAATCCCAACTTGTTTCTACAATTACGACCTCTTcagaattaaaagatattgatattactgatattacagaaaaatcAAGTAATGAAAGTATTAATGTTAAATCGAGAACAAATCCTTCTGAcgaaaacgaaattattgttgaagaagaaaataagacaGAACAGAAAGTAGCAGAAGAAAGTAAAGTTGAAGAAGAGAGATCGACAGATTTAGATGATATTGATTTAGATGATTACTGTGAAGTTATGGATATAGAAAATAGCGATGAGGATAAAAGTCAAGACACAGTTGTCATCCTTTCTGAACAAGAAAATAAGCAGTCTGTATCCCAAACCACTGTGCCAAAATCGGATTCAGCAGAAACTTGGGCGTCGCGTTATTATCAGACTGACGACGtccaaaatgtaataaaagaatCGAAGATACAGTCTGAGATTCGGAAACGTTTAAGGGAACGTCAAAGATTATCCAAGCTGAATAAATCACCAAACTTGAATGTATCTGCACAGCCATCGACAACTGATGCAAATGCTACATTTGAGAAAGCTCCAACAGGATCGGTAGAAGAATATTTGGCTTTGAAGCGtgcattaaatacaaatattagtaacagtaataatattaccACGCAAGTACAATGTACTAGTGACATTAATAATGATACTATGCAAGATACTCCTGCAGTTACTAATTCTGATAgtgatattaaagaaaaagaaattctagTGCAAGATGAAAGTATTTCTTCCCATCAAGAATGCACAGATAATGACAAAGAAACTGTACAAGAAACTGTGCAAGAAACTGTACAAGAAACTGCACAAGAAACTGCACGAGAAACTGCAATCTCCGAACCTGTTACTGCCGAATCAACGGAAGTAGTCACTGATACGGAAACTAGTACACAACCTAATTGA
- the LOC139817576 gene encoding uncharacterized protein has translation MTVPVCSLPTNMNSTDKLKVILLCGLVLSVVAEEAKKTESSAKPKDEKSKRGLELSLGDHGGFGGGLGGFDGHDLGGGFGGGLGGGEIISTDHIKAVTVTKHVPVPHPYPVEVTKHVPYTVKVPVKVPVDRPYPVHVPQPYPVEVTKHVPYTVEKPVPYPVKVPVKVPVKVPYPVKVPVKVPVEVAKPVPYPVKVPVVVKEAYPVLVKGHDDGGFGGGFGGGDFGGGFGGHDFGGHDFGGYGH, from the exons ATGACGGTACCAGTGTGCTCACTGCCGACCAACATGAACAGCACCGACAAGCTAAAA GTAATACTCCTATGCGGCCTAGTATTATCGGTCGTAGCCGAGGAGGCGAAAAAGACCGAGTCTAGCGCTAAGCCCAAGGATGAAAAATCGAAGCGCGGATTGGAGCTGAGCCTAGGTGATCACGGTGGTTTCGGAGGCGGCCTGGGCGGTTTCGATGGCCATGATTTAGGCGGTGGATTCGGAGGCGGCCTGGGCGGTGGCGAAATAATCTCCACTGATCACATCAAGGCGGTGACAGTCACGAAGCACGTGCCAGTACCGCATCCCTATCCGGTGGAGGTCACGAAGCACGTGCCCTACACGGTGAAGGTGCCGGTCAAAGTGCCCGTCGACCGTCCCTATCCGGTCCACGTACCACAACCCTATCCCGTGGAGGTCACGAAGCACGTTCCATACACAGTGGAGAAGCCAGTGCCCTATCCGGTCAAAGTACCCGTGAAGGTGCCCGTGAAGGTCCCCTATCCAGTCAAGGTACCAGTCAAGGTCCCCGTCGAAGTGGCGAAACCAGTGCCCTATCCGGTCAAGGTACCTGTAGTCGTCAAAGAGGCTTATCCCGTGCTCGTTAAGGGTCACGACGACGGCGGTTTCGGCGGCGGTTTCGGCGGCGGTGACTTTGGCGGTGGATTTGGCGGCCACGATTTTGGCGGTCATGATTTCGGCGGATATGGACATTGA
- the LOC139817924 gene encoding uncharacterized protein has protein sequence MPLIGTMQLQCALPKATMSTSQILVLLALVATVALATETKKSDSKGAADSKDAKSKRGLELSLGHGGGFGGGGGFGGHDFGGLGGGDFGGGFGGGLGGGGGGGGGDGGRISGITIHREVSVPVPVPYTVERNVPVPVHVPVKVPVDNPVPYHVPKPYPVPVEKTVHVPVEKPVPVPFKVPVKVPVKVPVPYSVPYKVPYPVHKEVPYPVKVPVVVKESYPVLVHEHGHGGGLGGGGFGGGYGGGFGGGHEISFDLHH, from the exons ATGCCGCTGATTGGTACGATGCAACTTCAGTGTGCACTCCCGAAGGCTACTATGAGCACTTCGCAG ATCCTCGTGCTCCTCGCCCTTGTGGCGACGGTGGCTCTGGCCACTGAGACCAAGAAGTCCGACAGCAAAGGGGCCGCCGACTCAAAGGATGCCAAGAGCAAGCGCGGACTGGAACTGAGTCTGGGTCATGGCGGTGGCTttggtggcggcggtggttTTGGTGGGCACGATTTCGGTGGCCTCGGCGGTGGTGATTTCGGCGGAGGATTTGGTGGCGGTCTTGGaggaggcggcggcggcggcggcggcgacggtggACGAATCTCCGGCATCACGATCCATCGCGAGGTCTCAGTGCCAGTTCCGGTGCCCTACACCGTCGAGAGAAATGTACCAGTACCTGTACACGTCCCGGTGAAGGTTCCAGTGGACAATCCGGTACCGTACCACGTACCAAAGCCTTATCCAGTCCCGGTAGAGAAGACTGTACACGTTCCCGTGGAGAAACCGGTCCCAGTACCCTTCAAGGTGCCCGTTAAGGTGCCCGTGAAGGTGCCTGTTCCCTATAGCGTACCTTATAAAGTACCGTATCCCGTGCACAAGGAAGTGCCCTACCCAGTCAAAGTTCCGGTCGTCGTTAAGGAATCATATCCAGTCCTTGTGCACGAGCACGGTCATGGAGGCGGTCTCGGCGGAGGCGGCTTCGGCGGCGGCTACGGCGGCGGATTCGGTGGCGGTCATGAAATCAGCTTCGACCTGCATCATTGA